A window of the Danio aesculapii chromosome 10, fDanAes4.1, whole genome shotgun sequence genome harbors these coding sequences:
- the rsf1b.1 gene encoding remodeling and spacing factor 1 isoform X4 has translation MSASEEADGSSPGLCPSFAVICSFLERYGALLDLPEVSFPELERSLQDSSAVPKLLVDLHVKLLRKIGKSVSAERWEKYLIKICQEFNTTWAWELEKKGYQELTVECKTGILKYLCECQFDDNVKFKNAINEEDPDKMRLQPIGRDKDGLMYWFQLDQDHNVRIYVEEQDDLDGSSWKCIVRNRDDLAQILGLLKTQIDPALLVKKEQEEGSSSNSPNPDNEENKKKEGAEVEKSQDDLSKSENKENILEKENKKEEDADATDALSEKGLKVKEELKKHSETANGSGVIAGSIKEEPQADEKVFSAPSKKAEQTEEVKRKTLEETQRALKNDHQAKIPLKKREMKLSEDFDSNSTGLRNAPIKESRTCFDDSRSSAEKINGHVPHLQKEATDSEGLSRFESNERAKDAQADETMDTNETRLPSEEKMEVEKHEENKKASAKQHKTTPAEEKPSTVSKRSEKTPGPEEVTIEENKTPPEESAKDLPKEKSIKDIPNRESKEESLKESKESKKDSLKDAPSKESKGESLKESKESKKDSLKDAPSKESKEESLKDAPNKESKGESLKESKESKKDSLKDAPSKESKGESLKESKESKKDSLKDAPSKESKGESLKESKESKEESLKYAPSKESKGESLKDAPSKESKGESLKDALSKESKEESLKKSKDSKEESLKDAPSKESAKSKDDKTKALSKKESLQDTSNEKSAKSLKEGATNDPSNKESSKDLASEEALKDQPAKEPTVKEDSMKDLPNQEPTKKESQKVLPEKESQKVIPSQKSKDQEQPMETESFQSSKSKESREIIKPHSDTKKPENAEENKLHDSNTEKESAEKPCISEGDKLLTSGETESIGSKPCEDMDSPQDKKQEKSGSSKSKMDIKKSSVSDSKKSETTKKVDAEDKCDAAETAKSNKSETAEDKDKNNETVKTSHEDKASEKPNESDREHEKQPGSRDGNQMETDSEIPKTAEETTKESVKEANVPVDKSTSKQSERDATSEKSKASVVVQEKSKSIKKPGRPSKKSHESQDKDKTVEEEEDDGKRQGRVPLKMKKPAHRRKAEIQREELKGDSESETTDGRCLRRSPRICRPTAKAVEIQDKKAERKQATPEKEKEEEEEEEEEPVQRKPRKAEPDGQTKPKVGRRRKRQPWSRMRRKKKSSEDEEDEEESESEEEETEEDDSDEDYKVEKSKKRRRNRNRERRSSDSSTSSSEDDTPNDDPCKHCGLPNHPELILLCDSCDSGYHTACLRPPLMIIPDGEWFCPPCQHKLLCDRLEEQLLNLDAALKKKERAERRKERLVYVGISVENIITPSVEVEEEKEEVVVKDKTETKKSKGWGRRSTRAKKYISYRFDEFDEAIEEAIEEDIKEAEGGGAGRGKDMANITGHRGKDMSTILQEEGKENGRPQRTSAAQKKKRRRLNDLDSDSTVDEEESEDEFRLSDSSEEEFVASENADSEDNAPSLEDSDFDSDALGPRANPANRKRTSRNRNRRKQPPRRRRRPKGYSDEEELETDEEEEEDEMVTEGSSNFSDSDLDVRCRRSYRSRKQEVNYCETSDSDGSQASTNKDKKKKRRRLSSSDSEASFQSAESEEEERKPKKIRADSSEEEESRKRRRRLSLKRRRESEDDDDDDDSDESEEEERPIRKRVNRIDSDDSSSESEEEEQEVKKSPQEKNTEETSASKGPSPINDTTAEPPSTNGQSPIKGLEGGAPRPTAGATSKNGNTPSIAPNGLEAGAQEEDEDDLLGVTDLVDYVCNSEQL, from the exons ATGTCTGCCTCGGAGGAAGCGGACGGTTCTTCCCCGGGATTGTGCCCCAGCTTCGCCGTGATCTGCTCGTTTCTTGAGCGGTACGGAGCTCTGCTGGACCTGCCGGAGGTGTCGTTCCCAGAGCTGGAGCGCAGCCTGCAGGACAGCAGCGCGG TACCCAAACTTCTTGTGGACCTTCACGTGAAATTATTAAGGAAAATTGGCAAATCTGTGTCTGCAGAGAGATGGGAGAAATATCTCATAAAG ATCTGTCAGGAGTTTAACACAACATGGGCATGGGAGTTGGAAAAAAAAGGTTATCAAGAGTTGACAGTGGAGTGTAAGACAGGAATATTGAAG TATTTGTGTGAATGCCAGTTTGATGACAATGTCAAGTTTAAAAATGCTATCAATGAAGAAGACCCGGATAAAATGCGACTTCAGCCCATTGGCCGAGACAAAGACGGACTCATGTACTGGTTCCAGCTGGACCAAGACCATAATGTGAGGATCTATGTGGAAGAACAGGATGATTTGGATGGGTCGTCCTGGAAATGTATAGTAAG AAATAGAGATGACCTGGCTCAGATTCTTGGACTCTTGAAGACTCAGATCGATCCAGCGCTCCTGGTAAAAAAGGAACAGGAGGAGGGCTCGTCTAGTAACAGTCCAAATCCAGATAATGAGGAGAACAAAAAGAAAGAGGGAGCTGAAG TGGAGAAGTCACAAGATGATTTGTCCAAATCTGAAAATAAGGAAAACATattagagaaagaaaataaaaaggaaGAAGATGCAGATGCCACAGATGCTTTGTCCGAAAAGGGTTTAAAGGTGAAAGAGGAgctgaagaaacattcagagacCGCAAACGGCTCTGGCGTTATTGCTGGATCAATCAAAGAAGAGCCACAGGCCGATGAGAAAGTCTTTTCAGCACCTTCAAAGAAAGCAGAACAGACAGAGGAGGTAAAGAGAAAAACGCTAGAAGAGACCCAAAGAGCACTGAAAAATGACCATCAAGCTAAAATCCCCCTGAAAAAGCGAGAGATGAAGCTAAGTGAAGACTTTGACAGCAACAGCACAGGACTTCGAAATGCTCCGATAAAAGAATCAAGGACGTGTTTCGATGATAGCAGGTCGAGTGCTGAAAAGATCAATGGCCATGTACCACACCTTCAAAAAGAAGCAACCGATTCAGAAGGTCTCTCTCGCTTTGAATCCAATGAAAGAGCAAAAGACGCCCAGGCGGATGAAACGATGGACACAAATGAAACCAGATTGCCCTCTGAAGAGAAGATGGAAGTAGAGAAGCATGAGGAGAACAAGAAAGCTTCAGCTAAACAGCACAAAACAACTCCTGCGGAAGAAAAACCTTCAACCGTAAGTAAACGGTCAGAAAAGACACCTGGTCCGGAAGAAGTAActattgaagaaaataaaacacCACCTGAAGAGTCAGCAAAAGATCTGCCAAAAGAGAAATCGATTAAAGATATTCCAAACAGAGAGTCAAAAGAAGAATCATTGAAAGAAAGCAAAGAgtcaaaaaaagattcattgaaaGATGCCCCAAGCAAAGAATCAAAAGGAGAATCATTGAAGGAAAGCAAAGAGTCAAAAAAAGATTCATTAAAAGATGCCCCAAGCAAAGAATCAAAAGAAGAATCATTGAAAGATGCCCCAAACAAAGAATCAAAAGGAGAATCATTGAAAGAAAGCAAAGAatcaaaaaaagattcattgaaaGATGCCCCAAGCAAAGAATCAAAAGGAGAATCATTGAAGGAAAGCAAAGAgtcaaaaaaagattcattgaaaGATGCCCCAAGCAAAGAATCAAAGGGAGAATCATTGAAGGAAAGCAAAGAGTCAAAAGAAGAATCATTAAAATATGCCCCAAGCAAAGAATCAAAGGGAGAATCATTGAAAGATGCCCCAAGCAAAGAATCTAAAGGAGAATCATTGAAAGACGCCCTCAGCAAAGAATCAAAAGAAGAATCATTGAAGAAAAGCAAAGACTCAAAAGAAGAATCATTGAAAGATGCCCCAAGCAAAGAATCAGCAAAATCAAAAGATGATAAAACTAAAGCTCTTTCAAAAAAAGAATCATTGCAAGATACCTCAAATGAAAAGTCAGCAAAATCTCTCAAAGAGGGTGCAACAAATGATCCATCAAACAAAGAATCATCAAAAGATCTTGCAAGCGAAGAGGCGTTGAAAGATCAGCCTGCAAAAGAGCCGACAGTGAAAGAAGATTCGATGAAAGATCTCCCAAATCAAGAACCAACAAAAAAAGAGTCGCAGAAAGTTCTCCCAGAAAAAGAGTCGCAGAAAGTTATTCCAAGTCAGAAATCTAAAGACCAAGAACAGCCAATGGAAACTGAATCATTCCAGTCATCAAAATCAAAAGAGTCCCGGGAAATAATCAAACCTCATTCTGACACAAAAAAGCCAGAGAATGCTGAAGAAAATAAACTTCATGACAGCAACACAGAAAAAGAGTCAGCTGAAAAACCATGCATCTCAGAAGGAGACAAACTCTTAACCAGCGGAGAAACCGAGTCCATTGGTTCTAAACCCTGTGAAGATATGGATAGCCCTCAAGACAAAAAACAAGAGAAGTCTGGCTCCTCCAAATCAAAAATGGATATTAAAAAATCCTCTGTTTCTGATTCCAAAAAGTCAGAAACAACAAAGAAAGTAGATGCTGAGGACAAATGTGATGCAGCTGAAACGGCTAAAAGTAACAAATCGGAAACAGCAGaagacaaagataaaaataatgaAACTGTGAAAACATCACATGAAGATAAAGCTTCAGAAAAACCCAACGAATCAGACCGAGAACATGAAAAACAACCAGGTTCAAGGGACGGGAATCAAATGGAAACTGATTCGGAGATCCCTAAAACTGCTGAGGAGACAACAAAAGAAAGTGTGAAGGAAGCCAATGTTCCTGTGGATAAAAGCACCAGCAAACAATCAGAGCGAGACGCGACTTCTGAAAAAAGCAAGGCTTCCGTTGTTGTTCAAGAAAAGagtaaaagcattaaaaaaccAGGACGGCCTTCAAAGAAATCTCACGAGAGTCAGGATAAGGATAAAACTGTAGAAGAGGAAGAAGATGATGGAAAGCGACAGGGAAGAGTTCCTCTGAAGATGAAGAAACCAGCTCACAGAAGGAAGGCAGAGATTCAGAGAGAAGAGCTGAAGGGAGATTCGGAGTCTGAGACGACGGATGGACGGTGTTTGAGAAGGTCTCCCAGAATCTGCAGACCCACTGCTAAAGCCGTAGAGATCCAGGATAAGAAGGCGGAGCGGAAACAGGCCACACCGGAGAAGGAgaaggaggaagaagaagaagaggaggaggagcctGTACAGAGGAAACCGAGGAAAGCAGAGCCAGATGGGCAGACAAAACCAAAG GTGGGGAGACGTCGAAAACGACAACCGTGGTCTCGCATGAGGCGTAAAAAGAAATCTTCAgaggatgaggaagatgaagaggaGAGCGAAAGTGAGGAAGAGGAGACAGAGGAGGATGACAGCGATGAAGACTACAAGGTGGAGAAGAGCAAGAAGAGACGGAGAAACCGAAACCGTGAGCGGCGCAGCTCTGACTCCTCCACCTCTTCATCAGAAGACGATACACCCAATGACGACCCCTGCAAACACTGTGGCCTTCCCAACCATCCTGAACTG ATCCTGCTGTGTGATTCCTGTGACAGCGGCTACCACACTGCCTGCCTGCGTCCTCCGCTCATGATCATTCCAGACGGAGAGTGGTTCTGTCCTCCCTGCCAGCAC AAGCTACTTTGCGACAGACTGGAAGAGCAGCTGCTGAATTTGGATGCCGCCCTCAAAAAGAAAGAACGCGCAGAGCGGAG GAAAGAGCGACTAGTGTATGTTGGCATTAGTGTGGAGAACATCATCACGCCCTCT GTTGAAGTGGAGGAAGAAAAGGAAGAGGTTGTGGTGAAGGATAAAACGGAGACTAAGAAGAGCAAAGGCTGGGGACGGAGATCAACCAGAGCCAAGAAATACATAAGCTACAG ATTTGATGAGTTTGATGAAGCGATCGAAGAGGCGATTGAGGAGGACATCAAAGAGGCAGAAGGTGGAG GAGCAGGACGAGGGAAGGACATGGCGAACATCACAGGCCACAGAGGGAAGGACATGTCCACCATCCTGCAGGAGGAAGGGAAGGAGAACGGCCGACCGCAGAGAACTAGCGCCGCACAGAAGAAGAAACGGCGGCGTCTCAATGATCTGGACAGCGACAGCACTGTGGATGAGGAGGAAAGTGAAGACGAGTTCCGCCTCAGTGACAG tTCTGAGGAGGAGTTTGTTGCGTCTGAAAATGCAGATAGTGAAGACAACGCGCCGTCCTTAGAGGACAGTGACTTCGACAGTGACGCTCTAGGTCCACGAGCGAATCCTGCGAACAGAAAGAGGACGAGCCGGAATCGAAACCGGAGAAAACAACCTCCGCGCAGAAGACGCAGACCCAAAGGATACTCTGATGAAGAGGAGCTGGAGACTGAcgaagaggaggaagaggacgAGATGG TGACGGAGGGCTCTAGTAACTTCAGTGACAGTGATCTGGACGTCCGCTGTCGACGCTCGTATCGCAGCCGAAAGCAAGAGGTGAATTACTGTGAAACTTCAGATTCAGACGGCTCGCAGGCCAGCACCAACAAAGACAAGAAGAAGAAGCGCAGACGACTGTCCAGCTCTGACAGCGAAG CCAGTTTCCAGTCAGCGGAATCAGAAGAAGAAGAGCGAAAACCCAAGAAGATCAGAGCCGACTCGTCTGAGGAGGAGGAATCCAGGAAGCGACGCAGACGTTTATCCCTAAAGCGCCGACGGGAGTCAGAGGacgatgacgatgatgatgattcaGATGAATCCGAGGAAGAGGAGCGTCCCATCCGGAAGCGAGTAAACCGAATCGACTCTGATGACTCTTCCAGCGAGAGCGAAGAAGAGGAGCAGGAGGTGAAGAAAAGCCCGCAGGAGAAAAACACAGAGGAGACGAGTGCTAGTAAAGGACCCAGTCCAATAAACGACACCACGGCAGAGCCTCCTTCTACTAATGGACAGAGCCCTATAAAGGGTCTGGAGGGTGGCGCGCCTCGGCCCACAGCAGGAGCAACGTCTAAAAATGGCAACACACCATCCATAGCACCCAATGGCCTGGAAGCCGGCGCACAGGAAGAAGACGAAGACGATCTTTTGGGAGTCACAGACCTCGTAGACTATGTCTGCAACAGCGAACAGTTATAA
- the rsf1b.1 gene encoding remodeling and spacing factor 1 isoform X3 → MSASEEADGSSPGLCPSFAVICSFLERYGALLDLPEVSFPELERSLQDSSAVPKLLVDLHVKLLRKIGKSVSAERWEKYLIKICQEFNTTWAWELEKKGYQELTVECKTGILKYLCECQFDDNVKFKNAINEEDPDKMRLQPIGRDKDGLMYWFQLDQDHNVRIYVEEQDDLDGSSWKCIVRNRDDLAQILGLLKTQIDPALLVKKEQEEGSSSNSPNPDNEENKKKEGAEVEKSQDDLSKSENKENILEKENKKEEDADATDALSEKGLKVKEELKKHSETANGSGVIAGSIKEEPQADEKVFSAPSKKAEQTEEVKRKTLEETQRALKNDHQAKIPLKKREMKLSEDFDSNSTGLRNAPIKESRTCFDDSRSSAEKINGHVPHLQKEATDSEGLSRFESNERAKDAQADETMDTNETRLPSEEKMEVEKHEENKKASAKQHKTTPAEEKPSTVSKRSEKTPGPEEVTIEENKTPPEESAKDLPKEKSIKDIPNRESKEESLKESKESKKDSLKDAPSKESKGESLKESKESKKDSLKDAPSKESKEESLKDAPNKESKGESLKESKESKKDSLKDAPSKESKGESLKESKESKKDSLKDAPSKESKGESLKESKESKEESLKYAPSKESKGESLKDAPSKESKGESLKDALSKESKEESLKKSKDSKEESLKDAPSKESAKSKDDKTKALSKKESLQDTSNEKSAKSLKEGATNDPSNKESSKDLASEEALKDQPAKEPTVKEDSMKDLPNQEPTKKESQKVLPEKESQKVIPSQKSKDQEQPMETESFQSSKSKESREIIKPHSDTKKPENAEENKLHDSNTEKESAEKPCISEGDKLLTSGETESIGSKPCEDMDSPQDKKQEKSGSSKSKMDIKKSSVSDSKKSETTKKVDAEDKCDAAETAKSNKSETAEDKDKNNETVKTSHEDKASEKPNESDREHEKQPGSRDGNQMETDSEIPKTAEETTKESVKEANVPVDKSTSKQSERDATSEKSKASVVVQEKSKSIKKPGRPSKKSHESQDKDKTVEEEEDDGKRQGRVPLKMKKPAHRRKAEIQREELKGDSESETTDGRCLRRSPRICRPTAKAVEIQDKKAERKQATPEKEKEEEEEEEEEPVQRKPRKAEPDGQTKPKQVGRRRKRQPWSRMRRKKKSSEDEEDEEESESEEEETEEDDSDEDYKVEKSKKRRRNRNRERRSSDSSTSSSEDDTPNDDPCKHCGLPNHPELILLCDSCDSGYHTACLRPPLMIIPDGEWFCPPCQHKLLCDRLEEQLLNLDAALKKKERAERRKERLVYVGISVENIITPSVEVEEEKEEVVVKDKTETKKSKGWGRRSTRAKKYISYRFDEFDEAIEEAIEEDIKEAEGGGAGRGKDMANITGHRGKDMSTILQEEGKENGRPQRTSAAQKKKRRRLNDLDSDSTVDEEESEDEFRLSDSSEEEFVASENADSEDNAPSLEDSDFDSDALGPRANPANRKRTSRNRNRRKQPPRRRRRPKGYSDEEELETDEEEEEDEMVTEGSSNFSDSDLDVRCRRSYRSRKQEVNYCETSDSDGSQASTNKDKKKKRRRLSSSDSEASFQSAESEEEERKPKKIRADSSEEEESRKRRRRLSLKRRRESEDDDDDDDSDESEEEERPIRKRVNRIDSDDSSSESEEEEQEVKKSPQEKNTEETSASKGPSPINDTTAEPPSTNGQSPIKGLEGGAPRPTAGATSKNGNTPSIAPNGLEAGAQEEDEDDLLGVTDLVDYVCNSEQL, encoded by the exons ATGTCTGCCTCGGAGGAAGCGGACGGTTCTTCCCCGGGATTGTGCCCCAGCTTCGCCGTGATCTGCTCGTTTCTTGAGCGGTACGGAGCTCTGCTGGACCTGCCGGAGGTGTCGTTCCCAGAGCTGGAGCGCAGCCTGCAGGACAGCAGCGCGG TACCCAAACTTCTTGTGGACCTTCACGTGAAATTATTAAGGAAAATTGGCAAATCTGTGTCTGCAGAGAGATGGGAGAAATATCTCATAAAG ATCTGTCAGGAGTTTAACACAACATGGGCATGGGAGTTGGAAAAAAAAGGTTATCAAGAGTTGACAGTGGAGTGTAAGACAGGAATATTGAAG TATTTGTGTGAATGCCAGTTTGATGACAATGTCAAGTTTAAAAATGCTATCAATGAAGAAGACCCGGATAAAATGCGACTTCAGCCCATTGGCCGAGACAAAGACGGACTCATGTACTGGTTCCAGCTGGACCAAGACCATAATGTGAGGATCTATGTGGAAGAACAGGATGATTTGGATGGGTCGTCCTGGAAATGTATAGTAAG AAATAGAGATGACCTGGCTCAGATTCTTGGACTCTTGAAGACTCAGATCGATCCAGCGCTCCTGGTAAAAAAGGAACAGGAGGAGGGCTCGTCTAGTAACAGTCCAAATCCAGATAATGAGGAGAACAAAAAGAAAGAGGGAGCTGAAG TGGAGAAGTCACAAGATGATTTGTCCAAATCTGAAAATAAGGAAAACATattagagaaagaaaataaaaaggaaGAAGATGCAGATGCCACAGATGCTTTGTCCGAAAAGGGTTTAAAGGTGAAAGAGGAgctgaagaaacattcagagacCGCAAACGGCTCTGGCGTTATTGCTGGATCAATCAAAGAAGAGCCACAGGCCGATGAGAAAGTCTTTTCAGCACCTTCAAAGAAAGCAGAACAGACAGAGGAGGTAAAGAGAAAAACGCTAGAAGAGACCCAAAGAGCACTGAAAAATGACCATCAAGCTAAAATCCCCCTGAAAAAGCGAGAGATGAAGCTAAGTGAAGACTTTGACAGCAACAGCACAGGACTTCGAAATGCTCCGATAAAAGAATCAAGGACGTGTTTCGATGATAGCAGGTCGAGTGCTGAAAAGATCAATGGCCATGTACCACACCTTCAAAAAGAAGCAACCGATTCAGAAGGTCTCTCTCGCTTTGAATCCAATGAAAGAGCAAAAGACGCCCAGGCGGATGAAACGATGGACACAAATGAAACCAGATTGCCCTCTGAAGAGAAGATGGAAGTAGAGAAGCATGAGGAGAACAAGAAAGCTTCAGCTAAACAGCACAAAACAACTCCTGCGGAAGAAAAACCTTCAACCGTAAGTAAACGGTCAGAAAAGACACCTGGTCCGGAAGAAGTAActattgaagaaaataaaacacCACCTGAAGAGTCAGCAAAAGATCTGCCAAAAGAGAAATCGATTAAAGATATTCCAAACAGAGAGTCAAAAGAAGAATCATTGAAAGAAAGCAAAGAgtcaaaaaaagattcattgaaaGATGCCCCAAGCAAAGAATCAAAAGGAGAATCATTGAAGGAAAGCAAAGAGTCAAAAAAAGATTCATTAAAAGATGCCCCAAGCAAAGAATCAAAAGAAGAATCATTGAAAGATGCCCCAAACAAAGAATCAAAAGGAGAATCATTGAAAGAAAGCAAAGAatcaaaaaaagattcattgaaaGATGCCCCAAGCAAAGAATCAAAAGGAGAATCATTGAAGGAAAGCAAAGAgtcaaaaaaagattcattgaaaGATGCCCCAAGCAAAGAATCAAAGGGAGAATCATTGAAGGAAAGCAAAGAGTCAAAAGAAGAATCATTAAAATATGCCCCAAGCAAAGAATCAAAGGGAGAATCATTGAAAGATGCCCCAAGCAAAGAATCTAAAGGAGAATCATTGAAAGACGCCCTCAGCAAAGAATCAAAAGAAGAATCATTGAAGAAAAGCAAAGACTCAAAAGAAGAATCATTGAAAGATGCCCCAAGCAAAGAATCAGCAAAATCAAAAGATGATAAAACTAAAGCTCTTTCAAAAAAAGAATCATTGCAAGATACCTCAAATGAAAAGTCAGCAAAATCTCTCAAAGAGGGTGCAACAAATGATCCATCAAACAAAGAATCATCAAAAGATCTTGCAAGCGAAGAGGCGTTGAAAGATCAGCCTGCAAAAGAGCCGACAGTGAAAGAAGATTCGATGAAAGATCTCCCAAATCAAGAACCAACAAAAAAAGAGTCGCAGAAAGTTCTCCCAGAAAAAGAGTCGCAGAAAGTTATTCCAAGTCAGAAATCTAAAGACCAAGAACAGCCAATGGAAACTGAATCATTCCAGTCATCAAAATCAAAAGAGTCCCGGGAAATAATCAAACCTCATTCTGACACAAAAAAGCCAGAGAATGCTGAAGAAAATAAACTTCATGACAGCAACACAGAAAAAGAGTCAGCTGAAAAACCATGCATCTCAGAAGGAGACAAACTCTTAACCAGCGGAGAAACCGAGTCCATTGGTTCTAAACCCTGTGAAGATATGGATAGCCCTCAAGACAAAAAACAAGAGAAGTCTGGCTCCTCCAAATCAAAAATGGATATTAAAAAATCCTCTGTTTCTGATTCCAAAAAGTCAGAAACAACAAAGAAAGTAGATGCTGAGGACAAATGTGATGCAGCTGAAACGGCTAAAAGTAACAAATCGGAAACAGCAGaagacaaagataaaaataatgaAACTGTGAAAACATCACATGAAGATAAAGCTTCAGAAAAACCCAACGAATCAGACCGAGAACATGAAAAACAACCAGGTTCAAGGGACGGGAATCAAATGGAAACTGATTCGGAGATCCCTAAAACTGCTGAGGAGACAACAAAAGAAAGTGTGAAGGAAGCCAATGTTCCTGTGGATAAAAGCACCAGCAAACAATCAGAGCGAGACGCGACTTCTGAAAAAAGCAAGGCTTCCGTTGTTGTTCAAGAAAAGagtaaaagcattaaaaaaccAGGACGGCCTTCAAAGAAATCTCACGAGAGTCAGGATAAGGATAAAACTGTAGAAGAGGAAGAAGATGATGGAAAGCGACAGGGAAGAGTTCCTCTGAAGATGAAGAAACCAGCTCACAGAAGGAAGGCAGAGATTCAGAGAGAAGAGCTGAAGGGAGATTCGGAGTCTGAGACGACGGATGGACGGTGTTTGAGAAGGTCTCCCAGAATCTGCAGACCCACTGCTAAAGCCGTAGAGATCCAGGATAAGAAGGCGGAGCGGAAACAGGCCACACCGGAGAAGGAgaaggaggaagaagaagaagaggaggaggagcctGTACAGAGGAAACCGAGGAAAGCAGAGCCAGATGGGCAGACAAAACCAAAG CAGGTGGGGAGACGTCGAAAACGACAACCGTGGTCTCGCATGAGGCGTAAAAAGAAATCTTCAgaggatgaggaagatgaagaggaGAGCGAAAGTGAGGAAGAGGAGACAGAGGAGGATGACAGCGATGAAGACTACAAGGTGGAGAAGAGCAAGAAGAGACGGAGAAACCGAAACCGTGAGCGGCGCAGCTCTGACTCCTCCACCTCTTCATCAGAAGACGATACACCCAATGACGACCCCTGCAAACACTGTGGCCTTCCCAACCATCCTGAACTG ATCCTGCTGTGTGATTCCTGTGACAGCGGCTACCACACTGCCTGCCTGCGTCCTCCGCTCATGATCATTCCAGACGGAGAGTGGTTCTGTCCTCCCTGCCAGCAC AAGCTACTTTGCGACAGACTGGAAGAGCAGCTGCTGAATTTGGATGCCGCCCTCAAAAAGAAAGAACGCGCAGAGCGGAG GAAAGAGCGACTAGTGTATGTTGGCATTAGTGTGGAGAACATCATCACGCCCTCT GTTGAAGTGGAGGAAGAAAAGGAAGAGGTTGTGGTGAAGGATAAAACGGAGACTAAGAAGAGCAAAGGCTGGGGACGGAGATCAACCAGAGCCAAGAAATACATAAGCTACAG ATTTGATGAGTTTGATGAAGCGATCGAAGAGGCGATTGAGGAGGACATCAAAGAGGCAGAAGGTGGAG GAGCAGGACGAGGGAAGGACATGGCGAACATCACAGGCCACAGAGGGAAGGACATGTCCACCATCCTGCAGGAGGAAGGGAAGGAGAACGGCCGACCGCAGAGAACTAGCGCCGCACAGAAGAAGAAACGGCGGCGTCTCAATGATCTGGACAGCGACAGCACTGTGGATGAGGAGGAAAGTGAAGACGAGTTCCGCCTCAGTGACAG tTCTGAGGAGGAGTTTGTTGCGTCTGAAAATGCAGATAGTGAAGACAACGCGCCGTCCTTAGAGGACAGTGACTTCGACAGTGACGCTCTAGGTCCACGAGCGAATCCTGCGAACAGAAAGAGGACGAGCCGGAATCGAAACCGGAGAAAACAACCTCCGCGCAGAAGACGCAGACCCAAAGGATACTCTGATGAAGAGGAGCTGGAGACTGAcgaagaggaggaagaggacgAGATGG TGACGGAGGGCTCTAGTAACTTCAGTGACAGTGATCTGGACGTCCGCTGTCGACGCTCGTATCGCAGCCGAAAGCAAGAGGTGAATTACTGTGAAACTTCAGATTCAGACGGCTCGCAGGCCAGCACCAACAAAGACAAGAAGAAGAAGCGCAGACGACTGTCCAGCTCTGACAGCGAAG CCAGTTTCCAGTCAGCGGAATCAGAAGAAGAAGAGCGAAAACCCAAGAAGATCAGAGCCGACTCGTCTGAGGAGGAGGAATCCAGGAAGCGACGCAGACGTTTATCCCTAAAGCGCCGACGGGAGTCAGAGGacgatgacgatgatgatgattcaGATGAATCCGAGGAAGAGGAGCGTCCCATCCGGAAGCGAGTAAACCGAATCGACTCTGATGACTCTTCCAGCGAGAGCGAAGAAGAGGAGCAGGAGGTGAAGAAAAGCCCGCAGGAGAAAAACACAGAGGAGACGAGTGCTAGTAAAGGACCCAGTCCAATAAACGACACCACGGCAGAGCCTCCTTCTACTAATGGACAGAGCCCTATAAAGGGTCTGGAGGGTGGCGCGCCTCGGCCCACAGCAGGAGCAACGTCTAAAAATGGCAACACACCATCCATAGCACCCAATGGCCTGGAAGCCGGCGCACAGGAAGAAGACGAAGACGATCTTTTGGGAGTCACAGACCTCGTAGACTATGTCTGCAACAGCGAACAGTTATAA